From Nicotiana tabacum cultivar K326 chromosome 20, ASM71507v2, whole genome shotgun sequence, one genomic window encodes:
- the LOC107787360 gene encoding protein SET DOMAIN GROUP 40-like → MDDEAEALNLKSFLRWATELGISDSPSTSITPSPASCLGYSLFVSNFPEAGGRGLAAARDIKKGELILRVPKGVLMTSQRLMRNDESLSIAVKKHASLCCTQILAVALLNEVNKGKSSRWWPYLKQFPRSYDTLADFGKFEIQALQIDDAIWAAQKASQKAEGEWKEASALMHDLKLKPQLLALKAWLWAFGSISSRTMHIPWDEAGCFCPVGDFFNYAAPGEETSNSEDQVTREAFSLQEDSMLNSVTELAAAHRLIDAGYEEDVSSYCFYARRNYQKGEQVLLSYGTYTNLELLQHYGFILSDNPNDKAFIPLEPNMYSLCSWESESLYIQPDGKPSFALLSTVRIWAVPQNNRRPVAHLVYSGYQLSIENEVVAMRWLAKKCRTILDILPTTAEEDGKLLVILDEFQETHQLVDIKEMPSALATELCAFMESKKIVSDGTCVISGVARRSIGRLKLAILWRYQYKKILSNCILHCTEVINDIISTKDLEYKEIFFKPANLHSHCFIPLHFRLLPCSVISSPTH, encoded by the exons ATGGATGATGAAGCTGAAGCTTTGAACCTGAAGAGCTTCTTGAGATGGGCAACTGAGCTTGGAATCTCAGATTCTCCATCAACTTCTATAACCCCATCACCAGCTTCTTGTTTGGGATACTCCCTTTTTGTCTCTAATTTCCCTGAAGCTGGAGG GAGAGGTTTAGCAGCAGCTCGTGATATTAAGAAAGGGGAATTGATTCTTAGAGTCCCAAAGGGAGTGTTAATGACTAGTCAACGTCTTATGAGAAACGATGAGTCATTGTCAATTGCTGTCAAGAAACACGCTTCTCTCTGCTGTACTCAG ATTTTGGCTGTTGCACTATTAAATGAAGTGAACAAGGGGAAGAGTTCACGGTGGTGGCCCTATCTAAAGCAGTTCCCCCGCAGTTATGACACACTTGCGGATTTTGGAAAATTCGAGATACAAGCATTGCAA aTTGATGATGCCATCTGGGCTGCACAAAAGGCTTCTCAGAAGGCTGAAGGAGAGTGGAAAGAAGCTAGTGCGCTTATGCATGATCTCAAGCTCAAGCCGCAGCTCCTGGCTCTTAAAGCTTGGCTATGGGCCTTTGGTTCT ATATCCTCGCGCACCATGCACATACCTTGGGATGAAGCTGGCTGTTTTTGCCCTGTGGGGGATTTCTTCAACTACGCGGCACCTGGAGAGGAAACATCTAATTCTGAAGATCAGGTCACTAGAGAGGCATTTTCATTGCAAGAAGACAGTATGCTTAATTCAGTAACTGAATTGGCTGCAGCACATAGGCTAATTGATGCTGGATATGAGGAAGACGTTTCTTCATACTGCTTCTATGCTAGAAGAAACTACCAGAAAGGAGAACAG GTTCTTCTAAGCTATGGAACTTACACaaatttggagcttcttcaaCACTACGGATTTATTCTTTCCGACAACCCAAATGACAAGGCCTTTATACCTTTAGAGCCAAACATGTATTCTTTGTGTTCATGGGAGAGCGAGTCACTCTACATTCAGCCAGATGGGAAACCATCCTTTGCTCTACTATCAACAGTTCGAATCTGGGCAGTCCCTCAAAACAATCGCAGGCCAGTTGCACACCTAGTCTATTCAGGATACCAACTTTCAATAGAGAACGAAGTTGTTGCAATGAGATGGCTAGCGAAGAAATGCAGAACTATACTCGACATTCTTCCAACTACAGCTGAAGAAGACGGTAAGTTGCTTGTCATCCTAGATGAATTTCAagaaactcatcaactcgtggATATTAAAGAGATGCCATCAGCACTTGCAACTGAGCTTTGTGCTTTCATGGAAAGCAAGAAGATAGTAAGCGACGGAACTTGTGTCATTTCAGGTGTAGCTAGAAGGTCTATTGGGAGATTAAAATTAGCAATCCTGTGGAGGTATCAGTACAAGAAAATACTTAGCAATTGCATTTTACATTGTACTGAGGTGATTAATGATATTATTTCTACAAAAGATTTAGAATACAAGGAAATCTTTTTTAAGCCTGCGAATTTACATTCACATTGCTTTATTCCATTGCACTTCCGCCTACTACCTTGTTCAGTAATTTCTTCACCAACACATTAA